One window of Amaranthus tricolor cultivar Red isolate AtriRed21 chromosome 11, ASM2621246v1, whole genome shotgun sequence genomic DNA carries:
- the LOC130826535 gene encoding uncharacterized protein LOC130826535: protein MARNHFPIWYQELSSFLPLFRLALFLGRQPPHTVVPPTPPPLSSSLLFFLFSWLPQKSTLLLQSQTLKHIYGTISPSLLKSIVCPDDSAFDAWTRITNNFQNNKTSCILDLESQFNEISLTNFSNVKTYCNALENIATSLNNLGTSIINNRLALQVLHGLTTDYRTFRALVPHMSPVPCFDTLRSMLELKEHSHNKDKSSTHDSTLITSTGVVLQRLNQDIWVREEHPWTHTPPGRLARNRCLTQRLPGEKSLMLIYGE, encoded by the exons ATGGCTAGGAACCATTTTCCAATATGGTATCAAGAGCTTAGTTCTTTCCTCCCTCTCTTCCGCCTTGCTCTTTTCTTGGGCCGACAGCCTCCCCACACGGTTGTGCCGCCCACTCCACCACCGTTGTCTTCCTCCcttctcttctttcttttctcatgGCTTCCACAAAAATCAACCCTGCTACTTCAGTCACAAACATTAAAACAT ATTTATGGTACTATTAGTCCTTCTCTTCTTAAATCGATCGTCTGTCCTGATGATAGTGCTTTTGATGCTTGGACTCGCATTACgaacaattttcaaaacaacaaaacttcCTGTATTCTTGACCTTGAGTCTCAATTCAATGAGATTTCCCTTACTAATTTCTCAAATGTGAAAACTTATTGTAATGCACTTGAAAATATTGCTACTTCTCTTAACAATCTTGGCACTTCTATTATCAATAATCGGTTAGCTCTTCAAGTTCTCCATGGTTTGACTACCGACTACCGTACTTTTCGAGCCTTGGTTCCACACATGTCTCCCGTTCCTTGCTTTGATACTCTTCGCTCCATGCTAGAACTGAAAGAGCATTCTCACAACAAAGATAAATCTTCAACTCATGACTCTACTCTCATtactt CTACTGGTGTTGTCTTACAACGACTG AATCAGGATATATGGGTAAGGGAAGAACACCCATGGACTCACACACCCCCAGGGAGACTAGCGAGGAATCGATGTTTGACCCAGAGACTGCCTGGAGAGAAGTCTCTAATGTTGATATATGGAGAATAA